The following are encoded in a window of Scophthalmus maximus strain ysfricsl-2021 chromosome 2, ASM2237912v1, whole genome shotgun sequence genomic DNA:
- the tbl2 gene encoding transducin beta-like protein 2 isoform X1: MEATALVALTLLLGALVVLVALAVGRRKEEIREEIEQQAAEFAAESSVVKGAASKKPKQEKQRSRKDKASQHSFSHPLLAASLKGHSANVTCIDFSSNGKYLASCADDRTVRIWSTKDFLDREHKCLRANVELDHATLVRFSPDSRAFITWLANGDAIRIFKMTKKDDGTLNFKSAAEDFPQKHKAPILNIGIAETGKFIMSASTDTCILIWDLKGEVLASINTNQITNSYAAISPCGRFVASCGFTPDVKVWEVCFGKGGEFKEVARAFDLKGHSAGVHAFAFSNDSHRMVTVSKDGTWKLWNTDVEYKKQQDPYLLKTVPCVSSEGSLVALSPDGRVVAISDGCNLAMYNAASGQLEEEMHGVHSEEINDLRFDVNGRYLVCSGDKAIRVFHNAPGYRAAIRDMQDMLKKAQNEAMKQRLQQQIKEAQSALDTVLAAPVD, from the exons ATGGAGGCTACTGCTCTGGTCGCCTTGACCCTGCTGCTGGGTGCACTGGTAGTTCTGGTTGCATTAGCGGTGGGCAGACGAAAGGAAGAGATACGAGAGGAAATAGAGCAGCAGGCGGCGGAGTTTGCCG CTGAAAGTAGTGTTGTGAAGGGCGCCGCATCCAAGAAACCGAAGCAGGAGAAGCAGCGGAGCCGTAAGGACAAGGCTTCGCAGCACAGTTTCAGCCATCCACTGTTGGCAGCCTCATTGAAG GGCCACAGTGCAAATGTGACATGCATTGATTTCAGTAGTAACGGCAAGTACCTGGCGTCCTGCGCTGACGACCGCACCGTCAGGATCTGGAGCACCAAAGACTTCCTGGATCGGGAACACAAGTGTCTGAGAGCCAATGTGGAGCTGGATCATGCTACACTGGTCCGCTTCAGCCCGGACTCCAg ggcGTTCATCACCTGGTTGGCCAATGGAGACGCCATTCGAATcttcaaaatgacaaagaagGACGACGGCACGCTAAACTTCAAATCTGCGGCTGAAGACttcccacagaaacacaaagccCCCATCCTCAACATTGGCATTGCAGAGACAG GCAAGTTCATCATGAGCGCCTCCACCGACACCTGCATCCTTATCTGGGACCTGAAAGGGGAAGTACTGGCCTCTATCAACACCAACCAGATAACCAATTCTTACGCTGCCATCTCTCCGTGTGGCAG gtTTGTAGCATCTTGTGGCTTCACTCCCGACGTGAAGGTGTGGGAGGTTTGCTTCGGGAAAGGAGGAGAGTTCAAAGAGGTGGCGCGAGCTTTTGACCTGAAGGGCCACTCTGCAGGAGTTCACGCATTTGCCTTTTCCAATGACTCTCACAG AATGGTGACTGTCTCCAAAGACGGTACATGGAAGTTGTGGAACACAGACGTGGAGTACAAAAAGCAGCAGGATCCCTACCTCCTTAAGACCGTCCCCTGTGTGTCATCTGAAGGGAGCCTGGTGGCCTTGTCTCCAGACGGCCGGGTGGTGGCCATCAGCGACGGCTGTAACCTGGCCATGTACAACGCTGCCAGCggccagctggaggaggaaatgcACGGCGTCCACAGCGAGGAGATCAACGACCTTAGATTTGATGTTAACGGACGCTACCTGGTGTGCAGCGGCGACAAGGCCATCCGAGTGTTTCACAACGCCCCGGGCTACCGGGCAGCCATCAGAGACATGCAGGACATGCTGAAGAAAGCCCAGAATGAAGCCATGAAGCagagactgcagcagcagataaagGAGGCTCAGAGTGCGCTGGACACTGTGCTGGCAGCTCCTGTCGACTGA
- the tbl2 gene encoding transducin beta-like protein 2 isoform X2: MQDLRYGENSSESSVVKGAASKKPKQEKQRSRKDKASQHSFSHPLLAASLKGHSANVTCIDFSSNGKYLASCADDRTVRIWSTKDFLDREHKCLRANVELDHATLVRFSPDSRAFITWLANGDAIRIFKMTKKDDGTLNFKSAAEDFPQKHKAPILNIGIAETGKFIMSASTDTCILIWDLKGEVLASINTNQITNSYAAISPCGRFVASCGFTPDVKVWEVCFGKGGEFKEVARAFDLKGHSAGVHAFAFSNDSHRMVTVSKDGTWKLWNTDVEYKKQQDPYLLKTVPCVSSEGSLVALSPDGRVVAISDGCNLAMYNAASGQLEEEMHGVHSEEINDLRFDVNGRYLVCSGDKAIRVFHNAPGYRAAIRDMQDMLKKAQNEAMKQRLQQQIKEAQSALDTVLAAPVD; the protein is encoded by the exons ATGCAAGATCTGCGATATGGAGAGAACAGTT CTGAAAGTAGTGTTGTGAAGGGCGCCGCATCCAAGAAACCGAAGCAGGAGAAGCAGCGGAGCCGTAAGGACAAGGCTTCGCAGCACAGTTTCAGCCATCCACTGTTGGCAGCCTCATTGAAG GGCCACAGTGCAAATGTGACATGCATTGATTTCAGTAGTAACGGCAAGTACCTGGCGTCCTGCGCTGACGACCGCACCGTCAGGATCTGGAGCACCAAAGACTTCCTGGATCGGGAACACAAGTGTCTGAGAGCCAATGTGGAGCTGGATCATGCTACACTGGTCCGCTTCAGCCCGGACTCCAg ggcGTTCATCACCTGGTTGGCCAATGGAGACGCCATTCGAATcttcaaaatgacaaagaagGACGACGGCACGCTAAACTTCAAATCTGCGGCTGAAGACttcccacagaaacacaaagccCCCATCCTCAACATTGGCATTGCAGAGACAG GCAAGTTCATCATGAGCGCCTCCACCGACACCTGCATCCTTATCTGGGACCTGAAAGGGGAAGTACTGGCCTCTATCAACACCAACCAGATAACCAATTCTTACGCTGCCATCTCTCCGTGTGGCAG gtTTGTAGCATCTTGTGGCTTCACTCCCGACGTGAAGGTGTGGGAGGTTTGCTTCGGGAAAGGAGGAGAGTTCAAAGAGGTGGCGCGAGCTTTTGACCTGAAGGGCCACTCTGCAGGAGTTCACGCATTTGCCTTTTCCAATGACTCTCACAG AATGGTGACTGTCTCCAAAGACGGTACATGGAAGTTGTGGAACACAGACGTGGAGTACAAAAAGCAGCAGGATCCCTACCTCCTTAAGACCGTCCCCTGTGTGTCATCTGAAGGGAGCCTGGTGGCCTTGTCTCCAGACGGCCGGGTGGTGGCCATCAGCGACGGCTGTAACCTGGCCATGTACAACGCTGCCAGCggccagctggaggaggaaatgcACGGCGTCCACAGCGAGGAGATCAACGACCTTAGATTTGATGTTAACGGACGCTACCTGGTGTGCAGCGGCGACAAGGCCATCCGAGTGTTTCACAACGCCCCGGGCTACCGGGCAGCCATCAGAGACATGCAGGACATGCTGAAGAAAGCCCAGAATGAAGCCATGAAGCagagactgcagcagcagataaagGAGGCTCAGAGTGCGCTGGACACTGTGCTGGCAGCTCCTGTCGACTGA